The Pochonia chlamydosporia 170 chromosome 1, whole genome shotgun sequence genome window below encodes:
- a CDS encoding laminin domain II domain-containing protein produces the protein MASQLLRKSDIVSVAGIASIVPSKMVKKRRLSAPAGPSPSPPGAAVSSSETTTTDTPSPPTSSSTSIDAKLFERAEKLARMTMELKIHKVMMQTNDLARGYQELTRKMESNESFHKQHQERMEKIRSDILSTKENLQKHLQSTAGDGLDLREYQKEVVAVKSSMSDVRTLVDELVDKVDQLPTLAEAKAVLAGVTAQREACEAAAAVCEDHTALRTGQFTLDFYDVVLTSLEFCHKSIQTRIQETIKSTRRWHHDHKSTTLDDGKFTANYLKKQSKRDPRMAVYIQKALHRRIRRRGRASTPEPRSLEEFCRDVSWEDVTRTVEDVLVRRVEATVRSLSQSSRELP, from the coding sequence ATGGCAAGTCAACTACTACGAAAGTCTGATATAGTATCAGTTGCCGGTATAGCATCAATTGTTCCGTCCAAAATGGTCAAGAAACGTCGTCTCTCTGCTCCGGCAGGACCATCCCCTTCACCTCCAGGCGCAGCTGTTTCTAGCTCCGAAACAACTACAACAGACactccatctcctccaacGTCCTCAAGTACATCTATCGATGCAAAACTATTCGAACGGGCCGAGAAGCTCGCACGCATGACTATGGAGCTCAAAATCCACAAGGTCATGATGCAAACAAACGATCTAGCTCGCGGGTACCAAGAACTAACTCGCAAGATGGAATCCAACGAATCTTTCCACAAACAGCACCAAGAACGCATGGAGAAGATTCGAAGCGACATTCTATCTACCAAGGAGAATTTACAAAAGCATCTGCAGTCTACGGCAGGAGATGGACTCGACTTAAGGGAGTATCAGAAGGAGGTCGTTGCGGTCAAGAGTTCCATGAGCGACGTTAGAACCCTTGTGGACGAACTGGTTGACAAGGTCGATCAGCTGCCGACTTTGGCGGAAGCGAAAGCCGTTTTGGCGGGCGTGACTGCCCAGAGGGAGGCGTGTGAAGCAGCTGCCGCGGTTTGTGAGGACCACACGGCGCTACGAACCGGTCAGTTTACACTCGATTTTTATGATGTGGTGTTAACTAGTCTAGAATTCTGTCACAAGTCCATACAGACGCGCATTCAGGAGACTATCAAGTCTACGCGTCGGTGGCACCACGATCACAAGTCGACGACGCTGGATGACGGGAAGTTCACGGCGAATTATCTGAAGAAGCAATCTAAGCGGGATCCGCGTATGGCTGTGTATATACAAAAGGCGTTGCATAGGCGGATTAGGCGGCGGGGAAGGGCGTCTACGCCGGAGCCGCGGTCGCTGGAGGAGTTTTGTAGGGATGTTAGTTGGGAGGATGTTACGAGGACGGTGGAGGATGTACTTGTGAGGCGGGTGGAGGCTACGGTGCGGTCGTTGAGTCAGAGTTCAAGAGAGTTGCCGTGA
- a CDS encoding cytochrome P450 (similar to Aspergillus terreus NIH2624 XP_001212028.1): MGVLQQVASHPLAQQFQTLGLGSQIAIAIGGFVALSVALNVASQILFKNPNEPPLVFHWFPFIGSTVTYGMDPPKFFKENRAKFGDVFTFVLLGKRTTVAVGPAGNDFILNGKLKDVNAEEIYTVLTTPVFGRDVVYDCPNAKLMEQKKFMKIALTTEAFRSYVPIIADEVQSYFKRDPEFKGKSGIVDIPKKMAEITIFTASHALQGSAIRNKFDESLAALYHDLDMGFTPINFMLHWAPLPWNRKRDHAQRTVAKIYMDTIKERRAQGDADKELDIMKHLMNSTYKNGTPVPDHEVAHMMIALLMAGQHSSSSTSSWIMLRLAQNPQIVEELYQEQIKALGADLPPLAYEDLAKLPLNQAIVKETLRLHAPIHSIMRAVKQPMPVPGTKYVIPTTHTLLAAPGVSASDPTYFPNPEAWDPHRWESDSANAPTIVRNVVEEEEKVDYGYGLVSKGAASPYLPFGAGRHRCIGEHFANVQLQTIVAEVVRLFKLSNVDGGNSLIGTDYASLFSRPLEPAKIRWERRD, from the exons ATGGGAGTCCTTCAGCAGGTTGCGAGCCACCCGCTCGCGCAGCAATTCCAGACTCTGGGGTTGGGATCGCagattgccattgccattggcggGTTTGTCGCTCTATCTGTCGCCTTAAATGTCGCCAGCCAGATCCTCTTCAAGAATCCCAACGAGCCCCCGCTGGTATTCCACTGGTTCCCCTTTATCGGCAGTACGGTGACATACGGCATGGATCCCCCCAAGTTCTTCAAGGAGAACCGCGCCAAG TTTGGAGATGTCTTCACCTTTGTACTCCTCGGCAAAAGGACCACCGTCGCTGTTGGCCCCGCCGGAAACGACTTCATTCTCAacggcaagctcaaggacgTCAATGCCGAAGAGATCTATACTGTTTTGACTACTCCCGTCTTTGGCCGGGATGTCGTGTACGACTGCCCAAATGCTAAGCTGatggagcagaagaag TTCATGAAGATTGCTCTGACGACCGAAGCCTTCCGATCTTACGTTCCCATCATCGCTGACGAGGTTCAATCCTACTTCAAGCGAGACCCCGAATTCAAGGGCAAGTCTGGCATTGTCGATATCCCCAAGAAAATGGCCGAAATCACCATCTTCACCGCCTCCCACGCTCTCCAGGGCAGTGCCATCCGAAACAAATTCGACGAGTCCCTGGCTGCTCTGTACCACGATTTGGATATGGGCTTCACTCccatcaacttcatgttgCACTGGGCTCCCCTTCCCTGGAATCGCAAGCGTGACCACGCTCAGCGCACTGTTGCCAAGATCTACATGGACACCATCAAGGAGCGTCGTGCCCAGGGTGATGCTGACAAGGAACTCGACATTATGAAGCATCTTATGAACTCGACATACAAGAACGGAACTCCTGTGCCCGACCATGAGGTTGCCCACATGATGATTGCTCTGCTCATGGCTGGTCAGCACTCGTCCTCATCCACCAGCTCGTGGATTATGCTTCGTCTCGCCCAGAACCCGCAAATCGTTGAAGAACTCTACCAGGAACAGATCAAGGCTCTGGGTGCAGACCTGCCTCCTCTGGCGTATGAAGACCTTGCCAAGCTGCCCCTCAACCAGGCCATTGTCAAGGAAACCCTCCGTCTTCACGCTCCCATTCACTCCATCATGCGAGCCGTCAAGCAGCCGATGCCTGTTCCTGGCACTAAGTATGTCATTCCTACGACTCACACGCTCCTTGCCGCTCCCGGTGTCAGCGCCAGCGACCCTACCTACTTCCCTAACCCTGAGGCCTGGGACCCTCACCGTTGGGAGAGTGACTCTGCCAACGCTCCTACCATTGTCCGCAACGTtgtcgaggaagaggagaaggtcGACTACGGCTACGGTTTGGTCAGCAAGGGTGCCGCGTCACCGTACCTTCCCTTCGGTGCCGGTCGCCACCGATGCATTGGCGAGCATTTCGCCAACGTGCAGCTTCAGACAATTGTTGCCGAAGTCGTTCGCCTATTCAAGCTGAGCAACGTTGACGGCGGCAACAGCCTTATTGGCACCGACTACGCTTCCCTGTTTTCACGACCCTTAGAACCCGCGAAGATTCGCTGGGAACGACGAGATTAG
- a CDS encoding transcription initiation factor TFIID subunit 7 (similar to Cordyceps militaris CM01 XP_006666262.1): MATPDPGGATTDTPKPKLKINVSRSASFVGDAAAAASATSATAPSAFPASATPSDGPRKVKLKLTSSQPPTPATDQVPAKTKAGRQTKPSQKLVESRKRPHDDDEDLPLSQTAASQATKIKIRPGVKSAHTQVVLKPRGRPPVHPPGDGYDSEASDRELDPAIEEQFVLRMLPGEHCDYVRWCMENGKMGIPRGQGGADIIMKFFDEESRRAVVTVKGQPFAAVMVDLPTITEAMKTWDRKSFMKAADICQMLLVFQPVKNDEEAKRAPLPTMIDTNFKWPHGITPPMHDCVNRRFAKTISRKEIEDKEAEVERLLMEDAKAGSTKWEWVDDRQDEDVDLGADEDAEGEIDDSMGYFGNTQDGEIFGDDNDLEADLEAAFADDLMAETPGTGVDMTTPMTMQVETPAPGIQESIENGESEEDEDDDDDDDDDDDDDLDEDQRAQRDEEQGVRDIIHDMEKQLARRIADLEKTQNKILRIRLETQIKQLKSELELKKGSIGIEVD, encoded by the coding sequence ATGGCTACCCCAGATCCGGGCGGTGCGACCACAGACACACCAAAGCCTAAGTTAAAGATCAACGTCAGTCGATCTGCGTCATTTGTAGGTGacgcagccgcagcagcttctgcaacGTCAGCAACTGCGCCGTCTGCTTTTCCCGCGTCCGCGACTCCAAGCGATGGCCCTCGCAAGGTGAAGCTGAAACTCACCTCCTCGCAACCTCCAACACCCGCCACCGACCAAGTCCCCGCGAAAACGAAAGCCGGTCGCCAGACCAAGCCGAGCCAGAAGCTCGTCGAGAGCAGGAAACGACCGcacgacgatgacgaggacttGCCGTTGTCGCAAACGGCCGCTAGCCAGGCCACCAAGATAAAGATTCGGCCAGGCGTCAAGTCGGCTCACACCCAGGTAGTGTTGAAGCCGCGAGGACGTCCGCCGGTCCACCCCCCGGGCGACGGGTACGATTCCGAAGCGAGTGATCGCGAGCTTGATCCAGCGATCGAGGAGCAGTTCGTCTTGAGAATGTTACCCGGTGAGCACTGCGACTACGTGCGCTGGTGTATGGAGAATGGCAAGATGGGCATCCCTCGAGGCCAAGGCGGCGCAGACATTATCATGAAGTTCTTTGACGAAGAATCACGACGCGCCGTAGTCACTGTCAAGGGTCAACCGTTTGCAGCCGTCATGGTAGACCTACCAACCATCACCGAAGCCATGAAGACCTGGGATCGCAAGTCCTTCATGAAAGCCGCAGACATATGCCAAATGCTGCTGGTCTTCCAGCCAGTGAAGaacgacgaagaagccaagcGAGCACCTCTCCCGACCATGATCGacaccaacttcaaatgGCCGCATGGCATCACACCCCCCATGCACGATTGCGTCAACCGCCGATTTGCAAAGACCATCAGCCGCAAGGAAATTGAAGACAAGGAAGCCGAAGTCGAACGACTGCTCATGGAGGATGCTAAGGCCGGCTCCACGAAATGGGAATGGGTAGACGACCGCCAGGACGAGGACGTGGACCTGGGCGCAGACGAAGACGCCGAGGGCGAAATAGACGATTCAATGGGCTACTTTGGCAACACGCAGGACGGCGAGATCTTTGGCGATGACAACGATCTCGAGGCTGATTTGGAAGCTGCGTTTGCAGACGACTTGATGGCTGAGACGCCCGGCACAGGTGTGGACATGACCACTCCCATGACCATGCAGGTTGAGACGCCCGCACCAGGTATTCAGGAAAGCATTGAGAATGGCGAGTcagaagaggatgaagatgacgatgatgatgatgacgacgatgatgacgatgatctGGATGAAGATCAGCGTGCTCAGCGAGACGAAGAGCAAGGTGTAAGGGATATCATTCACGATatggagaagcagcttgccaGACGGATTGCGGACCTCGAAAAGACACAGAACAAGATTCTCCGAATCAGATTGGAGACTCAGATCAAGCAGTTGAAGTCGGAGCttgagttgaagaagggcTCGATCGGTATTGAGGTTGATTAA
- a CDS encoding START-like domain-containing protein (similar to Metarhizium robertsii ARSEF 23 XP_007820239.1) has protein sequence MECKTPRLSADTDGDLKADHGRFVRRWGLDPSKLPSSSAPSSELIPLLTTVWTEAIYFISKVHLEESSNKTSPWQSKGVKTFPHSNTPVKMYERVITTKELAKVIHDHKLDDVKESDMEPETWSLRRSVHANAASAGTADWNEWVRCFKKNHAEAEKEYTATVLNTTLMKNWNCKGIKIQVAGRTWVDWTMKWEESVHKLPFPLKKRVFPVLQLTAMTDDKREFLVVQIAVKDKDATPRNRGAVLGAYTSVERFRQTEGEVEWIMGTVSDAAGILPRWVQKRAVPAQIAKDVEMFLTWMTEERKRIVGTDKDTSTAANDSRTTSRTTSRVNSSQTTATTTTSGVVPAPKPSANE, from the coding sequence ATGGAATGCAAAACGCCGAGATTGTCTGCGGATACAGACGGTGATCTTAAGGCAGATCATGGTCGGTTTGTTCGCCGATGGGGCCTTGATCCATCAAAgcttccatcatcatctgcacCCTCAAGTGAACTTATCCCACTACTTACGACCGTATGGACAGAGGCCATCTATTTCATCAGCAAGGTGCACCTGGAGGAGTCTTCAAACAAAACGTCACCATGGCAATCCAAGGGCGTCAAAACATTTCCCCACTCCAATACCCCAGTGAAGATGTATGAGCGTGTCATAACGACAAAGGAGCTGGCCAAGGTTATCCACGACCACAAGCTTGATGACGTGAAAGagagcgacatggagccgGAAACTTGGAGTCTGCGGCGTAGCGTCCACGCCaatgcagcatcagcagGAACTGCCGATTGGAATGAATGGGTTCGATGCTTCAAGAAAAATCACGCCGAGGCGGAGAAGGAATACACTGCGACTGTCTTGAATACTACACTAATGAAGAATTGGAATTGCAAAGGTATCAAGATTCAAGTTGCCGGTCGGACTTGGGTCGACTGGACCATGAAGTGGGAGGAGTCTGTTCATAAGCTTCCCTTCCCGCTGAAGAAACGCGTCTTTCCCGTTCTGCAGCTGACGGCCATGACTGACGACAAGCGCGAGTTTCTCGTTGTCCAAATTGCTGTGAAGGACAAGGACGCGACACCTCGAAATCGTGGTGCCGTCTTGGGGGCGTATACGAGCGTGGAGAGATTTCGTCAAACAGAGGGTGAGGTTGAATGGATCATGGGCACGGTTTCGGATGCGGCTGGCATTCTGCCTCGATGGGTGCAAAAAAGAGCGGTGCCGGCTCAAATTGCAAAGGACGTTGAAATGTTTTTGACTTGGATGacagaggagagaaagagaatTGTTGGGACTGATAAGGACACGTCGACAGCTGCCAATGATTCCAGGACAACTTCAAGAACGACGTCTCGAGTAAACTCTTCTCAGACAACCGCAACCACCACGACGAGCGGCGTAGTGCCTGCGCCGAAACCAAGTGCGAATGAGTGA